The nucleotide sequence tctctttgtctctctctctgtctctctgtctgtctctctctctctgtctctctctctgtctgtctgtctctctctctctctctctctctctgtctctctctgtctctctctctctctctctctctctctctgtctctctctctctctctctctctctctctctctctgtctctctctctgtctctctctgtctctctgtctctctctctctctgtctctctctctgtctctctctctctgtctctctgtctctctctctctctctctctctctctctctctctctctctgtctctctctctctctctctctctctctctgtctgtctctctctctgtctctctctctctctctctctctctctctctctctctctctctctctctctctctctctctctctctctctctctgtctctctctctctctttgtctctctctctgtctgtctctctctctctctctctttgtctctctctctgtctctctctctctctctctctctctctctctctctctctctctctctctctgtctctctctctgtctctctctctgtctctctgtctctctctctctctctgtctctctctctctctctctctctctctctctctgtgtctctctctctctctctctgtctcttaccTGGGGACGCAGCTGGGAGAGCAGCGGTCGATCTCCCAGGTGGCGAACAGGTTCATCGGCACCGTGACGCGTCCGTCGGGCCCAGAGAGGACCGGGTCCGGGGGGGCCGCCGGCTCGGACGGGTCCTCTGTCCGCAGACATCGTCTCCTCTCCGGGGCGGCAGGTCGCTGTGAGGCCGGCCTGGAgagaaggggcggggcttaaagAATagacacacctgttattatattcacctttaagaataaacacacctgttattatattcacctttaaataataaacacctgttattatattcacctttaagaataaacacacctgttattatattcacctttaaataataaacacacctgttattatattcacctttaagaataaacacacctgttattatattcacctttaagaataaacacacctgttattatattcacctttaaataataaacacacctgttattatattcacctttaagaataaacacacctgttattatattcacctttaaataataaacacacctgttattatattcacctttaagaataaacacacctgttattatattcacctttaaataataaacacacctgttattatattcacctttaagaataaacacacctgttattatattcacctttagaatagacacacctgttattatattcacctttaagaataaacacacctgttattatattcacctttagaataaacacacctgttattatattcacctttaagaataaacacacctgttattatattcacctttaagaataaacacacctgttattatattcacctttataataaacacacctgttattatattcacctttagaataaacacacctgttattatattcacctttaaataataaacacacctgttattatattcacctttaagaataaacacacctgttattatattcacctttaaataataaacacacctgttattatattcacctttaagaataaacacacctgttattatattcacctttagaatagacacacctgttattatattcacctttaagaataaacacacctgttattatattcacctttagaataaacacacctgttattatattcacctttaagaataaacacacctgttattatattcacctttaagaataaacacacctgttattatattcacctttaagaataaacacacctgttattatattcacctttaaataataaacacacctgttattatattcacctttaagaataaacacacctgttattatattcacctttaaataataaacacacctgttattatattcacctttaagaataaacacacctgttattatattcacctttaagaataaacacacctgttattatattcacctttaagaataaacacacctgttattatattcacctttagaataaacacacctgttattatattcacctttaagaataaacacctgttattatattcacctttagaataaacacacctgttattatattcacctttagaataaacacacctgttattatattcacctttaagaatagacacacctgttattatattcacctttaaataataaacacacctgttattatattcacctttaagaataaacacctgttattatattcacctttataataaacacacctgttattatattcacctttataataaacacacctgttattatattcacctttagaataaacacacctgttattatattcacctttagaataaacacacctgttattatattcacctttataataaacacacctgttattatattcacctttaagaataaacacacctgttattatattcacctttagaataaacacacctgttattatattcacctttataataaacacacctgttattatattcacctttaagaataaacacacctgttattatattcacctttaaataataaacacacctgttattatattcacctttataataaacacacctgttattatattcacctttaagaataaacacacctgttattatattcacctttaaagaataaacacacctgttattatattcacctttagaataaacacacctgttattatattcacctttaagaataaacacacctgttattatattcacctttagaataaacacacctgttattatattcacctttaagaataaacacacctgttattatattcacctttagaataaacacacctgttattatattcacctttaagaataaacacacctgttattatattcacctttaagaataaacacacctgttattatattcacctttaagaataaacacacctgttattatattcacctttagaataaacacacctgttattatattcacctttaaataataaacacctgttattatattcacctttaagaataaacacacctgttattatattcacctttagaataaacacacctgttattatattcacctttagaataaacacacctgttattatattcacctttagaataaacacacctgttattatattcacctttaaagaataaacacacctgttattatattcacctttagaataaacacacctgttattatattcacctttaagaataaacacacctgttattatattcacctttagaataaacacacctgttattatattcacctttaagaataaacacacctgttattatattcacctttaagaataaacacacctgttattatattcacctttaaagaataaacacacctgttattatattcacctttagaatagacacacctgttattatattcacctttaagaataaacacacctgttattatattcacctttaaataataaacacacctgttattatattcacctttaagaataaacacacctgttattatattcacctttataataaacacacctgttattatattcacctttaaataataaacacacctgttattatattcacctttaaagaataaacacacctgttattatattcacctttagaataaacacacctgttattatattcacctttaagaataaacacacctgttattatattcacctttagaataaacacacctgttattatattcacctttaagaataaacacacctgttattatattcacctttaagaataaacacacctgttattatattcacctttagaataaacacacctgttattatattcacctttaaataataaacacacctgttattatattcacctttaagaataaacacacctgttattatattcacctttagaataaacacacctgttattatattcacctttaagaataaacacacctgttattatattcacctttaagaataaacacacctgttattatattcacctttagaataaacacacctgttattatattcacctttaagaataaacacacctgttattatattcacctttagaataaacacacctgttattatattcacctttataataaacacacctgttattatattcacctttaagaataaacacacctgttattatattcacctttaaagaataaacacacctgttattatattcacctttagaataaacacacctgttattatattcacctttagaataaacacacctgttattatattcacctttaagaataaacacacctgttattatattcacctttagaataaacacacctgttattatattcacctttaagaataaacacacctgttattatattcacctttaagaataaacacacctgttattatattcacctttaagaataaacacacctgttattatattcacctttaagaataaacacacctgttattatattcacctttaaagaataaacacacctgttattatattcacctttaagaataaacacacctgttattatattcacctttaagaataaacacacctgttattatattcacctttaagaatagacacacctgttattatattcacctttaagaataaacacacctgttattatattcacctttagaataaacacacctgttattatattcacctttaagaataaacacacctgttattatattcacctttaaataataaacacacctgttattatattcacctttaagaataaacacacctgttattatattcacctttagaataaacacacctgttattatattcacctttagaataaacacacctgttattatattcacctttaaataataaacacacctgttattatattcacctttaaataataaacacacctgttattaagagttattatattcacctttaaataataaacacacctgttattaagagttattatattcacctttaaataataaacacacctgttattatattcacctttaaataataaacacacctgttattaagagttattatattcacctttaaataataaacacacctgttattaagagttattatattcacctttaaataataaacacacctgttattatattattaagaataaacacacctgttattatattcacctttagaataaacacacctgttattaagaataaacacacctgttattatattcacctttaaataataaacacacctgttattaagagttattatattcacctttaaataataaacacacctgttattaagagttattatattcacctttaaataataaacacacctgttattaagTGTCATGTCCTGATATTAACATTTAGAGACGAGGGACATGAAAAGGAGTGAGTATGAAACgcaaacatacaaatacaaacaaaaaaacatttccattttgtaTTTCAGTGTCTTTTCTAAACTCACCTGTATGTCCTCGCTGCCGAACTCCACCTGGAGCTGATATCACCTGTTACCGGCTACGTGACCACGGTGTAACCCGCATCATGTCCCGCCTCCTGCTCACTCTACCTCACCGCCAACTAAAACCTGTGTGACCAGGTGAGAACGCACACCATGCATCGTGTCCTCACACAACAATCCGTATGATACtttacaaaaagttactcttCTTTTGGGCGTTTTCCTTCAAacgtccagcaacacgtgtcaattcttaagttaagttaaaacatcaaaactgatggtggtttgggttaaaataactgttaAAGTATAGTTACTGAAGTATGCGTACTAGTGctaaataaatcaacgttgacttctcgcCTCACATGAGGCTCAAACAACGGTCTCCTGGAGGACACAatccatctcctccctctgtggCTTTAGTGGTCTCTATACCTCCTCGTTACATTGATGACAAACCAAatgattttgatatttgattcCTGATAAAGGTTTTGATTCTGATCCTGTAGGGTCCTGATCCTGTGATGACCATCAGCGTGGGTCATTGTGGAGGGTTGTTTGGTTTCCTGCTGCCTTCATCTTGTCTACATGTTTGCTCACATTtgtcatctccctcctcctcctcctcctcctcctcctcctcctcctctatggTGGTGAAGTCCTCGATCACGACTCTGGGCAGCACCGCCGGCTGCGTGTTTGATATCTGAACTCGGACCAGAGAGTTGTTCCTCATCTCGGCTCTCCGATCTGCAGGCGGAGAACCCGGCTGCTTCCTGTACTGCACCAGACTGCAGCTCTTCACAACTATGGCGGCCACATTCTTCCCCATCATGATCGCAGACACGCTGACGTCCCCGTAAACCAGCAGATTTCCTCCCCGAATCAGCAGGGTGGTGACGTTGACGGTGGTCAGGCTGAGCACCGGGTAGAGCATCATTTTGTGCGGGACGATGTTCACGCCCTGCATGCTGATCTCGCTCAGGGAGATGCAGGGCAGCACCAGCAGGAGGATGTAGCAGTAGAAGAAGATCAGTGCCTCCACCCACAGGGGGAGCCCTCCCCTCTGGAGCTCCCACAGGTTGGCCTGAACATCCACCAGGTCCAGCAGGTCCACCACCACCCAGAAGAGACGACTCCTgatctcctctcgtctcctatACGGCTGCAGATACTCCAAATGGTCGATCGCTGCCAGCGTTAAGAACACGACGGGCATGCAGACGGACAGCAGCAGGGTCAGAGCCCTGCTGGACACGCCCGCATCCATCACCTCTGCGTCTGCAGTTGCGTCCTGGGACTTGTAGTTCTGAAACACAAAGTAGACCTTGATCTCCAGGATGAAGATGTAGAAGAACCAGAGGATCATGGCGTAGCCTCGCCTGGTCGTGTGCACCTCCGAGCCGGCCCAGACGGCGACGTATCGCA is from Anoplopoma fimbria isolate UVic2021 breed Golden Eagle Sablefish unplaced genomic scaffold, Afim_UVic_2022 Un_contig_12606_pilon_pilon, whole genome shotgun sequence and encodes:
- the LOC129115830 gene encoding transmembrane protein 121-like, with amino-acid sequence MVPPPPAANKPHVCLVAALIVTSLALMDAYLVEQNPGPRRIGVWVTVLAGDACFLIVLRYVAVWAGSEVHTTRRGYAMILWFFYIFILEIKVYFVFQNYKSQDATADAEVMDAGVSSRALTLLLSVCMPVVFLTLAAIDHLEYLQPYRRREEIRSRLFWVVVDLLDLVDVQANLWELQRGGLPLWVEALIFFYCYILLLVLPCISLSEISMQGVNIVPHKMMLYPVLSLTTVNVTTLLIRGGNLLVYGDVSVSAIMMGKNVAAIVVKSCSLVQYRKQPGSPPADRRAEMRNNSLVRVQISNTQPAVLPRVVLVGGEVE